A region of Lycium barbarum isolate Lr01 chromosome 1, ASM1917538v2, whole genome shotgun sequence DNA encodes the following proteins:
- the LOC132635867 gene encoding uncharacterized protein LOC132635867 isoform X2: MNRATKAALMSSQANPFQLRASLFHSSPILERRRRTHWDSKSNFYSRRYRKLNSRQALFASVNGFAEQFFQGWQPDCDEYDPSSSRDSSWFRRDFRASGNKGGRSRSKGQRQQRGFQFFEDEDIEIETFFRSAFGGNKYYYWSFINEEPQWRNSSSYSNRHRWNWRHRYSDYDESTDSDNSGSDLCSERLTLGLNASGPLNLEDVKNAYRVCALKWHPDRHQGSSKEVAEEKFKACSAAYQCLCDKLGLS; the protein is encoded by the exons ATGAATAGGGCCACGAAAGCAGCGTTAATGAGCTCTCAGGCCAACCCTTTTCAACTAAGGGCTTCTCTTTTCCATTCTTCCCCAATCTTGGAACGCAGAAGACGCACTCATTGGGATTCT AAATCAAACTTCTACTCGAGAAGATATAGGAAGCTGAACTCAAGGCAGGCACTGTTTGCGAGTGTCAATGGATTTGCTGAACAGTTTTTTCAG GGCTGGCAGCCTGACTGTGATGAATATGACCCATCTTCAAGCCGAGACAGTTCATGGTTTAGACGAGATTTCAGGGCCAGTGGAAACAAAGGGGGAAGATCAAGGAGCAAGGGACAACGTCAACAGA GAGGGTTCCAATTCTTTGAGGATGAAGATATTGAGATAGAGACCTTTTTCCGTTCAGCATTTGGCGGAAACAAATACTACTACTGGTCATTTATTAATGAAGAACCACAATGGAGGAACTCATCAAGCTACTCTAACAGACATCGGTGGAATTGGAGACATCGATACTCGGACTATGATGAGTCAACAGACTCTGACAATTCCGGGTCAGATTTGTGTTCAGAGCGTCTGACTCTTGGATTGAACGCATCTGGCCCTTTGAATCTGGAAGATGTTAAGAATGC ATATCGTGTTTGTGCACTGAAATGGCATCCTGATCGCCACCAGGGCTCATCTAAG GAAGTTGCAGAAGAGAAGTTCAAGGCCTGCAGTGCAGCATATCAATGTTTGTGTGATAAACTGGGATTAAGTTAG
- the LOC132635867 gene encoding uncharacterized protein LOC132635867 isoform X1, with product MNRATKAALMSSQANPFQLRASLFHSSPILERRRRTHWDSGKSAYKGSSTKSNFYSRRYRKLNSRQALFASVNGFAEQFFQGWQPDCDEYDPSSSRDSSWFRRDFRASGNKGGRSRSKGQRQQRGFQFFEDEDIEIETFFRSAFGGNKYYYWSFINEEPQWRNSSSYSNRHRWNWRHRYSDYDESTDSDNSGSDLCSERLTLGLNASGPLNLEDVKNAYRVCALKWHPDRHQGSSKEVAEEKFKACSAAYQCLCDKLGLS from the exons ATGAATAGGGCCACGAAAGCAGCGTTAATGAGCTCTCAGGCCAACCCTTTTCAACTAAGGGCTTCTCTTTTCCATTCTTCCCCAATCTTGGAACGCAGAAGACGCACTCATTGGGATTCT GGCAAAAGTGCTTATAAAGGCTCATCAACG AAATCAAACTTCTACTCGAGAAGATATAGGAAGCTGAACTCAAGGCAGGCACTGTTTGCGAGTGTCAATGGATTTGCTGAACAGTTTTTTCAG GGCTGGCAGCCTGACTGTGATGAATATGACCCATCTTCAAGCCGAGACAGTTCATGGTTTAGACGAGATTTCAGGGCCAGTGGAAACAAAGGGGGAAGATCAAGGAGCAAGGGACAACGTCAACAGA GAGGGTTCCAATTCTTTGAGGATGAAGATATTGAGATAGAGACCTTTTTCCGTTCAGCATTTGGCGGAAACAAATACTACTACTGGTCATTTATTAATGAAGAACCACAATGGAGGAACTCATCAAGCTACTCTAACAGACATCGGTGGAATTGGAGACATCGATACTCGGACTATGATGAGTCAACAGACTCTGACAATTCCGGGTCAGATTTGTGTTCAGAGCGTCTGACTCTTGGATTGAACGCATCTGGCCCTTTGAATCTGGAAGATGTTAAGAATGC ATATCGTGTTTGTGCACTGAAATGGCATCCTGATCGCCACCAGGGCTCATCTAAG GAAGTTGCAGAAGAGAAGTTCAAGGCCTGCAGTGCAGCATATCAATGTTTGTGTGATAAACTGGGATTAAGTTAG
- the LOC132635867 gene encoding uncharacterized protein LOC132635867 isoform X3 has protein sequence MNRATKAALMSSQANPFQLRASLFHSSPILERRRRTHWDSGKSAYKGSSTKSNFYSRRYRKLNSRQALFASVNGFAEQFFQGWQPDCDEYDPSSSRDSSWFRRDFRASGNKGGRSRSKGQRQQRGFQFFEDEDIEIETFFRSAFGGNKYYYWSFINEEPQWRNSSSYSNRHRWNWRHRYSDYDESTDSDNSGSDLCSERLTLGLNASGPLNLEDVKNAYRVCALKWHPDRHQGSSK, from the exons ATGAATAGGGCCACGAAAGCAGCGTTAATGAGCTCTCAGGCCAACCCTTTTCAACTAAGGGCTTCTCTTTTCCATTCTTCCCCAATCTTGGAACGCAGAAGACGCACTCATTGGGATTCT GGCAAAAGTGCTTATAAAGGCTCATCAACG AAATCAAACTTCTACTCGAGAAGATATAGGAAGCTGAACTCAAGGCAGGCACTGTTTGCGAGTGTCAATGGATTTGCTGAACAGTTTTTTCAG GGCTGGCAGCCTGACTGTGATGAATATGACCCATCTTCAAGCCGAGACAGTTCATGGTTTAGACGAGATTTCAGGGCCAGTGGAAACAAAGGGGGAAGATCAAGGAGCAAGGGACAACGTCAACAGA GAGGGTTCCAATTCTTTGAGGATGAAGATATTGAGATAGAGACCTTTTTCCGTTCAGCATTTGGCGGAAACAAATACTACTACTGGTCATTTATTAATGAAGAACCACAATGGAGGAACTCATCAAGCTACTCTAACAGACATCGGTGGAATTGGAGACATCGATACTCGGACTATGATGAGTCAACAGACTCTGACAATTCCGGGTCAGATTTGTGTTCAGAGCGTCTGACTCTTGGATTGAACGCATCTGGCCCTTTGAATCTGGAAGATGTTAAGAATGC ATATCGTGTTTGTGCACTGAAATGGCATCCTGATCGCCACCAGGGCTCATCTAAG TAA